GAATGCATCACATTGTCCACGACGTCACGCTTTGGAGCCAGGACCGGTGCGCTGCGAACCTGTGCCGGAACGACGCCCCACAGTTCCATGTGATTTGCTTCATCAAATGATTGGCCGCCGTCTTCGGAAAGTATGGCCCGGATTCCCAAAGGATCACGCCGATGATTGGTGACAGCGATCACACGACCACTTTGTAATTCACACACATCAGTGACCTGTCCCCAGAAGCCGGCGTCCTGCGGTTCGGTCCACGTACGACCTGCATCTTCGGAAAATGTTGTGTGGACGTTGAGCCCGATATCTTTCTCCATGTCGTGGGTCCAATAAACGCCGAGAATTCGCCCGTCGTTAAGCGCGGTGAGCCGAAGATCCATATAGAAGGGGTTTTTGGAAACATGCGCTGACCGGACCGACTCCCATGTACGCCCGTCATCAGTCGATCGACTAACCAGACCAGCCCAGTGGTCACTCGGAACTTCAGGACATCTCCCTCCGGGGGCTTCGCCGGGGATGACGAGAGTGCCGTCGGGAAGTCTTGCCAGGTTCATACACAGATAGAACACCGGATAGGGAGCAATTTCAAACAACGCGAAATCTGACCATTGAATTCCGTCTTGTGACCGGACCGAATAAATCGTTCGCTCATCATCACCTGTCTCACACGCGGCCCACGCAATGACGTCTCCTTCCTGAGTGACACCGAAGCCCCCCGGTGAACGCGGTGCGCCGCCGTCCGGACCGGGCAGATTCGGCAGTGGGCCGGTACATTGCCATGTCCGGCCGCCGTCAATTGAGCGATGAACCTTTGCCAGTGCGTCGTTGCTCTCCCTGGCTGAACCGTGTCGACAGAGGCACAGGAGAGTGTCATTTTTAAGAGCACAGACGGATGGAAATGCTACGTATTCACTGACCGTGTTGGGACAGGAATTACGGTAAATTGTACTGTGATCAAGGACTTCGAGATTTGGCATCGCGGGCTTTCCGAAATAGTTGTGGTGTTTCCCGTCCGACAAAGAAAAACGTTCCAGGAACGCGAACGGGCTTACGCGACCATCCGGCGAAGAATCCTGCCTGTCGAAAGTGAACGAGTTCACCAACACAAAACGGAACCTAGCACGGGTTGCTCAGGGAGAAAAGCATGCAGACTCCTGAGCCCTCTGCTGTGCCGAGTCGTTTGATGTGAAAGGAAAACTGTCTGCGATCGTTTCCTTTGGGGTTGCGAGCGATGTTATTCCAAGTTGAACCGGTATTTGTATTAGTAAAGATCTGAGTCGTTGATGGCTGGGTTTCCTGGTCTGGAACGACGCGATGGCAGTCATCTCAAACAGAAACTTCGAATATCCTGTACCTCCGAGGCGTTATACCGTCCGTCCGGATCAACGGAGACGTTTGGGTGTTTTTGGTTGTGACCGGTACCACGATGTGGGGTGTTCTCTGTGGGCGGGGAGGTTCCAGCGGGAACATCCCAAATTCTGCCGAGTCACACAACATGCTGCCATCTCCTGCATGTGGAAGTCTCCCTGCGGTTAGTCGGGGCGACACAAAAAAGGAACCAGACGCATTGGAAAACGTGACGTCGTGCCGCTGTCGTTCAGGTGTCGATCATGGCTACCACACGGGCCGGGGCCGCAGACGCGCCAACCAGTTTCAGTGGAAACACAGCGATTTTGAATCCGGAATGTGGCAGAGCATCCAGGTTTGTCAGTTGTTCCATATGACAATATTCGCGATCCCGGCCGACGAGGTGTGCTTCCCAAAATAACTCGTTGTGCTTGGTTTCCCTGGCTTTGCGGATCATATAAGGCAGGGGGAGATCCCAGCCCCACTGATCGATTCCCATGACCCGGATACCCTGGTCGATTAGCCATCGAGTGGCTTCGGCTGACATACCGGTACCCTTGCGAAAAAAATCCGGCGTACCCATGTACCGGTCCCGACCGGTCTTAATCAGTACAATCATGGCGGGCTGCAATTTAAGTCCGTGTTCGCTTAGATACGTGCGAATGTCGGATGACGTAATCACTTCGCAGTCGGCTTTGTGTTTCATGTCGACCACAATGCCATCTCCGAAGCACCAGTCCAGCGGGACTTCGTCTATTGTTTTTGCCGGTTTTCCTTCGCAGACGGGGCCGTAGTGCCAGGGGGCATCGATGTGTGTTGTGGAATGAACTCCCATCTTTTCGATGGTATCGTCCGACCAGCCGATAAATCCGTGGGGGAACAGCCGGAACGGCAATCCCAGCATTCGTAACAACCACTTTGCTTTTCGATGTGGTTTGTGCCGGATTTTGACCCTCATGAATGAAGGGTCACCGGAATTGAACCGAATTGGTTTTGAGAGATCAACAAACTTCATAGTCATCGGTGGTGAGGTGGCAGGATTGTGAACCGGTTGGCGACGAACAGTACGTATCATTCAACCGGGCGGGGTTCTCTCCATCGGCGACCATTTTCTGATACCAGTCGATCGGCCGCCGGCGGCCCCCATGTCCCGGCATTGTAAAACTCGGGTGACGATGGACGTTTTTCCCAGGCCTGCAGGACCGGAGTGACGAATTTCCATGCTGCCAGCAATTCGTCACTGCGTGTGAACAGAGTGGAATCGCCTCTCATTACATCCAGCAGCAGACGTTCATAAGCGCCCGGCAGATCTGCCGAAAAGTGATCCTCGTAATCGAAGTCCATTACAACCGGCTCTACGTGGTACTGCATTCCGGGACGTTTTGTCGAGAACCTGAGGAAGATGGATTCCCGGGGCTGAATCCGCAGTACAAGCTGATTTGGCTGTGTCTCCACCAGATCGCACAGGTCACCATCACATTCGACTGTGCTGAACAGGTTCAGGGGAGGCTGCTTGAACTGGATGACGATTTCGGTGACACGTTCCGGAAGACGTTTGCCGGTTCTCAGGAAGAACGGAACTCCTTCCCATCGCCAGTTATCAATCCCGACGTTCATTGCCACATAGGTTTCGCAATTGGACGTTGGGGGGACTCGATCTTCTTCCCGGTAGGCACGTGCAGGTTTCCGATCAACGAGCCCCGCAGAGTACTGTCCCCGGACCACCCAGTGATTGACCGATACATCTGAACCAGGACGCAGGGCCTGCAAAACCTTCATTTTTTCGTCCCGGATCTGACGCGCCTCAAAAAGTGCCGGAGGTTCCATTGCAACCAGACACAGTAACTGCAGCAGATGATTCTGCAGTACGTCGCGCACTGCTCCGGCGGTGTCATAAAATGCCCCGCGTCCACGTTCCATTCCAATGCTTTCAGCAACCGTGATTTGTATATTGTCGACATGATTGCGGTTGAGAAGCGGTTCAAAGATTGAGTTTCCGAATCGGAACAGCAGTATGTTCTGGACGGTTTCTTTCCCGAGATAATGATCAATACGGTAAATCTGATCTTCGTGTAGTCGGCGGGTCAGCGTGTGATTGAGTTTTTCAGCTGACAGCAGGTCATGACCGAACGGTTTTTCCACCACGACGCGCAGACGTTCTTTGTGTTCCAGTGGAGGGATCAGTCCGGAGTAATGTAATCCGGAAACGGCATCGTCAAACAAAGACGGAGCTGTAGCCAGATACACCACCCGCGGGGCGGGCTGAGGTGATCCGTGTTGCGTTTCGATCTCAGTTGCAGCTTCTGCGAGTCCCCCGTAAGCGGCCTGATCTGACAGGTCAACCTGAACGTAGTGCAGCAGTTGTTCAAATCGATTCCAGTCTTTTGACGTTTCTTCGTCCGGTGCATCCAGAACGGTTTCTCTGAGTTGCGATCGGAACTCGGCGTCCGTCTTACTCCGTCGGGCCACACCGATGATCGGACCGCGGCGCACGTATCCCTGTCGGAACAGGGCAAACAGTGCCGGGACGAGCATACGTGCTGTAAGGTCACCGGAAGCTCCGAAGATGAGAATGGTAGATTCATCGGTGGTTGCCTGTGCGGACATAGACCATGTTTTCACGAAAAGGATCTGGAGCATAGAGACATAGTCGAGTCTCCAGGGAAAAGTGTATCGGACTTACCGTGACCGGCTGCAGACAAAACGACAGCTCATCAGCCGGCGTTGATGCCGAACATCGGGACTGAATGCAGGTTAGTGACCCTCCGGTTACTGCGAATAACTGACACCGACTGTTGACTGGTCTGTTGTGATAGTGATTTCCTGCCCGGTTGCATCATGGAGTACCTGCAGTGGACGAGCGGCATATGGTTGCTGATGTCGGGCCACCAATTGTCCGGTAAATGAATCCAGAACCTTGATTTCGAGTGAAGTATGCCGACGTCCGTCCGGGAACGTAAACTGCCTTCGCCCACTCGTGTAGTTCGGTGACCAAAGAACCAGAAATGGACAAGGATCGCCGAAAACGGGGGGAATGACTACAGAATTTCGATTTTGTCGCCAAAGTTCCTCGCCGGTAGTCGGATCAATACAAATCAGAACACCCCGCCCGGTGACTGCTTCTCCGAATACCGAAACAGGCACATACGGAGACCTCCAGTTTCTGACTGAAAGTGCGACGTAGGTTAAACCGGATCGGTGAAAGACCAGGGGAGAGAGCAGAGGGTGTTCGGCAGCACTGAAGTCGTGGGAGATATCGATACGGGTGTCCATATTTCCGGAAGCCGGGTCCAGAATGATGAAATGTGAGTCGGCGGTCATCACCATGGCTTTGCTTTGCCCCAGCATTCCGCCTGAATGAAAGTCCGAGATTGGTTGCACGGACGGATCGACAGGAATGGAGTTGCCGGTGACCAGATTAATGATTTCCAGAGTGTCGGATGCTGTCTTCGTGAGCAGGTACTCATCAATGACTCGCGAGAGTTTTCCGGTACCACGTGAACCCTGTCTGACAACTGCTCCGTCCGCAGCACGCAGCACGACGTACCCCGTACCCAGAGATGACAACAGAATGAGGTGTTCATCGGAGCAGTAAACTTTTAGAAACTGACCTTCCAGATGGTGAAGGTCGCAGCTTTTTGTCCAGTCCCGCGACCAGAGTAGTTTACCCGTCAGTGGATGAAGGCTTTGTACGCCGCTGTTTGTGGAAACAACAAGCTGGCGAGCAGTGATTGCAATTGCCAGACCTGCCGCATCGCTGTCGTAAGGGCGAGTCCACAGCGGGGTGAGTGGTGCGTCATTCAAAAGAGAAATTACACCAAGACGCTGCTGACGTGCCACGACGACGAGCCCTGGACTGTTCCAGTCTCCCGTATAACTGACCCCGGCAGGAAAACGAATATTCGAAAGCGGCTCCCAGGCAGTTTCAATACCACGACCCAGATCAATTAAACCAATATGAGGCGCGATACCCAGATTGTTGCGCAGTGGGGACGGAATAAATGTAATGAACAGCGATTGACTCCAGGTCGGTACGGATGCTGCCGGGGAGCGCAGTCGAAATTTCTGATAACTCATCGCGATGTCATTCAGTCGAAAACCATCGGTATGTGAAGATTCGACGTGAACTTCGGATTTAACGGACGCCACCGGGGTAGTTCGCCGCATGCCTGGAGCCATCGCAGAGTTCCTTACGGTCCTCAGCAGTTCGTCTCGCTGGACAGCGTCGGCAGAATTCGTACCTGTATCCATGTTGAGCAGGAGCAGTTCAGCTCTGCTCAGTTGATTATCGTGGATCAAGTTCTTCGCAGCTGCAAACTGAGAATCCGTAGCTCCCAAATGGTTTGGTCGCAGAACTGACTCACCCGGACTGTTAGGCTGAACGGTGTCTTGTGTATCTGTTTCAAGCGTTCGAACAGCAGTGTGGAGTGGTACCGTCCAGCCGGGAATAAGATCGATCAGCCGGTCAGGAGTCGTATTCAGGTGCTCTCTGAGAATGGTTCGCTGACCCGGTGTTCCGGGCCGTATTAGTGCCTGTTTGAGTAATTGAACGGGGGAGAGGATGCTGGAATTGACTACGTCGTAGCAGTTTTTAAGGGAGTGGGCTGCTGCCCAGCCTGAATCGGGGGTTGTCAGATGCAGTTGATTCAGGCGATGTGCTGTCAGACAGTCGAGAGCTTTCTGGGCAGTAAGGTGTGGCGAATTGTCTGATTGAGTGCGCCACTGCCATGCACGAGCGCTCCATGCGGAAGTTTCCACGATACCAGTCAGGTCAATCACAAACCCTGGGCCGGTTTGAGATAAATTCAATTCCTGAACACCGATAACACAACCGGTGTTTCCGTCTATTGTCAACAGGCGGCCGCTGTTGAGTGCGACGTATACAGCCAGTTCATCGGTGCAGATCCTGGCGCCATGATTTCCTAAAGGACGTGCCCATGTCTCTGAGCCATCGGTGACATTGATGGCTCTGCAATGTCCGTAGCCCGCTGTGATCAGTCGGGAACCGATCAGGCCAATACACGCCAGATCCTGTTGACCGGCAGCTGGCCCGTTCCGCACTCCGCGTGATATCGCCCACCGAATTTCCCCTGTATGAGTGTCCAGGCAGGTGATCCCGTGCGATCCACGTCGGGCACAGATGATACCTGCAGGTGACAACATCATCCACAGCTCGCCAAATTCAGTTCCGGCGGCTGTCTGCGGGACATGTCTGCTGTCTGCCCGAAGTCCAGCCCCAAAATGCTGAATGTCCTGGGCTGATTCATCTTCGAAACGAACACTCTGAATCCACTCAATATGCCCGTCGATCGGGCTGCAGGCCGCGATCAAACCGTTACCAAACAGACAAATGACCGTGTCATTTGTAATTCCCCCAACCACAGCCGAACTCTCTTTCCGATTATCGAAGTCTCCTCCAAGCCAGGTCAGCGGCTGCTGCCAGGTTAAGGTTCCGTGTGCAGCGGAAAGACAGTTGAGCCAGGTTATCCCGTCATAGAGAGTAGTTACATACAGCCGTCCCGCGAAGATTTTCGGAGCGCTAAGGAACAAATGACCTGCGAAACGCGGGTCTGCTGAGACAGACAGATCATGTTCCGGGTATGGAGCAGCGGTGTGTGGACGATCAGGTGCTGTTTTTAAACGATACCGGAAATTCCGGCGGCTGTGTGATGATCCATGCATTGAGGTCGCGATGTTTTTGTCCTCACCTGTCACCTGCCACAACACAACCGGGAACCGGCCGTTTCTGACCGCAACCAGGTTTGTGGCACCCGGTTCCAGCACCAGACGGGAAGGAATTCCGCGAGGCGAATCAACAGGTGCAGATCGCTGACCGTCCACGAAGTAGATTAAGTCGCCGGCTGTTTCGAGTCGCCGAAGGGGATCACTTGCGAGCTCGAAAATAGGATCTGTTGCCACGTCGTTCGTTCTGCGCGGAGCAGCAACAGATGACAATGGAAGAAACCACTGTTGTTCTCCGGAGAACCGATCCAGACAGACGATCCCGGCGGGACTGCGCAATATTACGGTCTCGTCGTTAAGAACCGGTTGTTGCCAGCCGGTCCTATGATGAAACTGACTGCCGATGTTACGTTTTGGCAGTAGGTCCGGTCCCTGGGGGTGTGTCCACGCGTTGTCACTCCAGTACCAGATCGGTTTCGGATCCAGGGAACGCCGGATACTGCCAGCTGCGTCTTTTGGTATTGCTGCGAATGATTTCTGTTCGGCCTCAATGGCAGCGCTCAGCCTGCGAATCAGTGTTGTTCGGGACCTGGTCAGAATTGATAAAGGCAGTAACTCCTGCAGTTGCCGTATCGCCATTTGGGCTTCTGTGATGTCCTGGGTTTTGAGTGCCAGGAGGACGTCAGTGATGAGGGCGTCGGCTGCGACAGAACTACAGGGATATGCAGTCGCAATTTGAGCCAGTGCGAGTCGGCTTTCAGACTGCAGCGCTTTGGTAAGTTGAGCACTGCCGTGTCCCTTACAGAACTGGTCCCAGCGGCGGCGGACAGAGAACGGAAGACTTGACAGCAATTGCACCGCTGCGGAACGTGTGCCGACCACGGGACCGTCGTCTGTTATGAAGCGGCTGCTGTCGTGCGGTTTTCGAAAGAGTTCGAGCAGAACACCGAAACCGGCGTTGTAATTGCCTTCGGCAACAGCCTTCTGAGCTGCCGCGAACAGTCGGTGATGCGACCTCGACTCAAAAACGGTGTCGTCGAGCAGGGACGAATCGAATCTCAGGCGATTGACGGTTCCGGTGGATTTGTCAGCCGGACAGTCGGCAGTAATCAGGAACCACGCCATCAGAACTACGGCACCGGTTCCCACGTGGCTCCGCATCAGGGTCGTGCTGACGAAGTCAGCTGTCCGCAATAGACACAGACCTCTGCAACTCAGTCTGCCGTCTGGAATCCGCCGGAAAATTGTCACTCGGAGTCTGTTTTCGTTCCGCATCAGTGAATTGTTTCCGTTCCGTAGAGATAGATATCGGTGCCGCGAACAGTCCTTTGGTATGGCGGATGCCGATGGATCGGATTGACAGTTGTTGAGCTGTCGGGGTGTTCATTTTGTACGACTGGCGGGTCAGACTGCAAGATCCGCCTGCCGATAGTGGTGTGACAAATGGAATGCCGCGGAGACTTTGCGGACGCTGTCGGATAGCTACACTGAGCACCTGGTACAGAAAACAGATTCATGTCATAGCGCCAGTAAAGGGAACAGGGGAAACCAGATGACGGCTACAATCAGTCCGGAAACAACACGTATTGGCTGGATCGGAACCGGTGTGATGGGTGCCAGTATGTGTGGGCATCTGATTAGTGCAGGATTCCGTGCAACAGTCACCAGCCGAACGAAATCGAAGTCCGAAGGACTACTCAGCCAGGGAGCTGAATGGGTTGATTCCCCTCGTCAGGTTGCCGAAAAATCAGATATTGTGTTTTCTATTGTTGGTTTTCCGTCTGATGTACGTGAGGTTCTGCTTGGGGAAGATGGAGCACTTTCAGGGGCAGCGGCCGGCAGTATTCTTGTGGATATGACGACCAGTCAGCCATCACTTGCCCGTGAAATTCATGCAGCAGCAAAAGCACGTAATGTGGCTTCAGTTGATGCTCCGGTATCCGGTGGAGATGTGGGGGCCCGGAACGGGACGTTGTCCATTATGATTGGCGGGGACAACGACGTCGTCACTGCACTGCAGCCGTGCTGGGATGCGATGGGAAAAACTATCGTACATCAGGGACCTGCAGGTGCCGGCCAGGACACCAAGATGGTGAACCAGATTTTGATTGCCACAAACATGATTGGTGTTTGTGAGGCATTATTGTACGGCTGGCGTGCAGGACTG
This Fuerstiella sp. DNA region includes the following protein-coding sequences:
- the zwf gene encoding glucose-6-phosphate dehydrogenase, translated to MLQILFVKTWSMSAQATTDESTILIFGASGDLTARMLVPALFALFRQGYVRRGPIIGVARRSKTDAEFRSQLRETVLDAPDEETSKDWNRFEQLLHYVQVDLSDQAAYGGLAEAATEIETQHGSPQPAPRVVYLATAPSLFDDAVSGLHYSGLIPPLEHKERLRVVVEKPFGHDLLSAEKLNHTLTRRLHEDQIYRIDHYLGKETVQNILLFRFGNSIFEPLLNRNHVDNIQITVAESIGMERGRGAFYDTAGAVRDVLQNHLLQLLCLVAMEPPALFEARQIRDEKMKVLQALRPGSDVSVNHWVVRGQYSAGLVDRKPARAYREEDRVPPTSNCETYVAMNVGIDNWRWEGVPFFLRTGKRLPERVTEIVIQFKQPPLNLFSTVECDGDLCDLVETQPNQLVLRIQPRESIFLRFSTKRPGMQYHVEPVVMDFDYEDHFSADLPGAYERLLLDVMRGDSTLFTRSDELLAAWKFVTPVLQAWEKRPSSPEFYNAGTWGPPAADRLVSENGRRWREPRPVE
- a CDS encoding PQQ-like beta-propeller repeat protein → MRSHVGTGAVVLMAWFLITADCPADKSTGTVNRLRFDSSLLDDTVFESRSHHRLFAAAQKAVAEGNYNAGFGVLLELFRKPHDSSRFITDDGPVVGTRSAAVQLLSSLPFSVRRRWDQFCKGHGSAQLTKALQSESRLALAQIATAYPCSSVAADALITDVLLALKTQDITEAQMAIRQLQELLPLSILTRSRTTLIRRLSAAIEAEQKSFAAIPKDAAGSIRRSLDPKPIWYWSDNAWTHPQGPDLLPKRNIGSQFHHRTGWQQPVLNDETVILRSPAGIVCLDRFSGEQQWFLPLSSVAAPRRTNDVATDPIFELASDPLRRLETAGDLIYFVDGQRSAPVDSPRGIPSRLVLEPGATNLVAVRNGRFPVVLWQVTGEDKNIATSMHGSSHSRRNFRYRLKTAPDRPHTAAPYPEHDLSVSADPRFAGHLFLSAPKIFAGRLYVTTLYDGITWLNCLSAAHGTLTWQQPLTWLGGDFDNRKESSAVVGGITNDTVICLFGNGLIAACSPIDGHIEWIQSVRFEDESAQDIQHFGAGLRADSRHVPQTAAGTEFGELWMMLSPAGIICARRGSHGITCLDTHTGEIRWAISRGVRNGPAAGQQDLACIGLIGSRLITAGYGHCRAINVTDGSETWARPLGNHGARICTDELAVYVALNSGRLLTIDGNTGCVIGVQELNLSQTGPGFVIDLTGIVETSAWSARAWQWRTQSDNSPHLTAQKALDCLTAHRLNQLHLTTPDSGWAAAHSLKNCYDVVNSSILSPVQLLKQALIRPGTPGQRTILREHLNTTPDRLIDLIPGWTVPLHTAVRTLETDTQDTVQPNSPGESVLRPNHLGATDSQFAAAKNLIHDNQLSRAELLLLNMDTGTNSADAVQRDELLRTVRNSAMAPGMRRTTPVASVKSEVHVESSHTDGFRLNDIAMSYQKFRLRSPAASVPTWSQSLFITFIPSPLRNNLGIAPHIGLIDLGRGIETAWEPLSNIRFPAGVSYTGDWNSPGLVVVARQQRLGVISLLNDAPLTPLWTRPYDSDAAGLAIAITARQLVVSTNSGVQSLHPLTGKLLWSRDWTKSCDLHHLEGQFLKVYCSDEHLILLSSLGTGYVVLRAADGAVVRQGSRGTGKLSRVIDEYLLTKTASDTLEIINLVTGNSIPVDPSVQPISDFHSGGMLGQSKAMVMTADSHFIILDPASGNMDTRIDISHDFSAAEHPLLSPLVFHRSGLTYVALSVRNWRSPYVPVSVFGEAVTGRGVLICIDPTTGEELWRQNRNSVVIPPVFGDPCPFLVLWSPNYTSGRRQFTFPDGRRHTSLEIKVLDSFTGQLVARHQQPYAARPLQVLHDATGQEITITTDQSTVGVSYSQ
- a CDS encoding glycoside hydrolase — protein: MNSFTFDRQDSSPDGRVSPFAFLERFSLSDGKHHNYFGKPAMPNLEVLDHSTIYRNSCPNTVSEYVAFPSVCALKNDTLLCLCRHGSARESNDALAKVHRSIDGGRTWQCTGPLPNLPGPDGGAPRSPGGFGVTQEGDVIAWAACETGDDERTIYSVRSQDGIQWSDFALFEIAPYPVFYLCMNLARLPDGTLVIPGEAPGGRCPEVPSDHWAGLVSRSTDDGRTWESVRSAHVSKNPFYMDLRLTALNDGRILGVYWTHDMEKDIGLNVHTTFSEDAGRTWTEPQDAGFWGQVTDVCELQSGRVIAVTNHRRDPLGIRAILSEDGGQSFDEANHMELWGVVPAQVRSAPVLAPKRDVVDNVMHSYHHFTFGTPSVTQLSDGTIIAAFYVTEESVTYVRCCRLKERD
- a CDS encoding NAD(P)-dependent oxidoreductase, with protein sequence MTATISPETTRIGWIGTGVMGASMCGHLISAGFRATVTSRTKSKSEGLLSQGAEWVDSPRQVAEKSDIVFSIVGFPSDVREVLLGEDGALSGAAAGSILVDMTTSQPSLAREIHAAAKARNVASVDAPVSGGDVGARNGTLSIMIGGDNDVVTALQPCWDAMGKTIVHQGPAGAGQDTKMVNQILIATNMIGVCEALLYGWRAGLDLETVLKSVESGAAGSWSLTNLGPRIIENNFDPGFFVEHFIKDMGIALEECHRLGLALPGLALGHQLYHAVQAQGYGREGTHALELALAQMSGIDWKQR
- a CDS encoding cyclase family protein; this encodes MRVKIRHKPHRKAKWLLRMLGLPFRLFPHGFIGWSDDTIEKMGVHSTTHIDAPWHYGPVCEGKPAKTIDEVPLDWCFGDGIVVDMKHKADCEVITSSDIRTYLSEHGLKLQPAMIVLIKTGRDRYMGTPDFFRKGTGMSAEATRWLIDQGIRVMGIDQWGWDLPLPYMIRKARETKHNELFWEAHLVGRDREYCHMEQLTNLDALPHSGFKIAVFPLKLVGASAAPARVVAMIDT